The following proteins come from a genomic window of Xiphophorus couchianus chromosome 19, X_couchianus-1.0, whole genome shotgun sequence:
- the exd1 gene encoding piRNA biogenesis protein EXD1 isoform X1: MVLDDAQFISFLKGKRVKLTLKTSSYFGVVVRINSNKTLVLADVSGSNGCKYLGTKLFFGREIVNVEFANEENDDRKITQDVPEEHLDVEKFQPYRKLMTLDDDEDEAECINFVIIDEIHEKFGPAVMHIKKQHVIGVGGEGVELFKNGRLCWLQIATKNKVYLFDILLLGAVAFKNGLSMILETKHILKVIHDCRAIAGSLAAQFGVKLSNVFDTQLMKTHNSVSQEISVADAMCFYRRTGGFLPDRVSTLPEVVSLHLNVPSSRLSSLHVRSQLTKEEMDMWYKRPCPVPLLKVMALSVIHLKPLRLVLLDTLMTDYMILVDSYLNSNLCEPDGLEHVTMENVLELPKELRKLDEMRRERQEWACNRYPVTEQGLLARFNPYPKSQTTAAADGHSSTQPDSLEAGTPAPHPSPKVDKNTSLTTGLDKECNQMQVHVMGRGMLLGKEQSSGPSFLSSGRGFLLQKAQSQIPEEGAGGMKRQEMALGTDGCKLTKPGSNDNESPKNTCGLREHPSPPYPSVSSLIQSFRSFRN, encoded by the exons ATGGTTCTCGACGACGCCCAGTTCATCTCATTTCTGAAAGGAAAACGCGTTAAACTGACTCTGAAGACTTCTTCGTACTTTGGCGTCGTCGTTCGCATCAACTCAAACAAGACGCTGGTTTTGGCAGACG TGAGTGGCAGTAATGGATGCAAATATCTAGGAACTAAACTCTTCTTCGGACGTGAGATTGTGAACG TTGAATTCGCCAACGAAGAAAACGATGACAG GAAAATTACTCAAGATGTGCCTGAAGAGCACCTGGATGTAGAGAAGTTTCAGCCATACAGAAAGTTAATGACATTAG atgatgatgaagatgaagcgGAATGCATCAACTTTGTGATCATAGATGAGATCCATGAGAAGTTTGGACCTGCT GTGATGCACATCAAGAAGCAGCATGTGATTGGTGTGGGAGGTGAAGGAGTAGAGCTCTTCAAAAATGGAAGATTATGTTGGCTGCAG ATTGCCACTAAAAACAAGGTGTACTTGTTTGACATCCTTCTGCTTGGAGCGGTGGCCTTTAAGAATGGTCTGTCTATGATTCTCGAAACTAAACACATACTGAAG GTCATTCATGACTGTAGAGCCATTGCTGGAAGTCTGGCAGCTCAGTTTGGGGTGAAACTATCCAATGTATTTGACACACAG CTGATGAAAACCCACAATTCAGTTTCTCAAGAAATTTCA GTGGCAGATGCCATGTGCTTCTACAGAAGAACGGGCGGTTTCCTTCCTGACAGAGTCAGCACTCTCCCAGAGGTAGTAAGTCTGCATCTGAACGTGCCTTCCTCCAGGCTCTCATCTCTTCATGTGAGGTCACAGCTCACCAAG GAAGAAATGGATATGTGGTACAAGCGGCCTTGCCCTGTACCGCTCCTGAAGGTGATGGCGTTATCTGTGATCCATCTGAAGCCTCTCAGACTGGTGCTGCTGGACACACTGATGACCGACTACATGATCCTGGTGGATTCGTATCTCAACAGTAACCTCTGTGAACCTGATGGACTGGAGCATGTCACTATG GAAAACGTGCTGGAGTTGCCTAAGGAGCTCAGGAAGCTGGATGAAATGCGCCGTGAGCGGCAAGAATGGGCTTGCAATCGCTACCCTGTGACAGAGCAAGGGCTGTTGGCTCGCTTCAACCCGTATCCTAAGTCAcaaaccacagctgctgctgatggcCACAGCAGTACACAGCCTGACTCCTTGGAAGCTGGTACTCCAGCACCACATCCATCACCAAAAGTGGATAAAAATACTTCCCTTACCACAGGTTTAGACAAAGAATGCAATCAGATGCAAGTGCATGTGATGGGAAGGGGCATGCTGTTGGGGAAAGAGCAGTCATCTGGCCCAAGCTTCCTGTCAAGTGGAAGAGGTTTCCTTCTCCAGAAAGCACAATCTCAGATTCCTGAAGAGGGCGCTGGTGGAATGAAAAGGCAGGAGATGGCCCTGGGAACTGATGGCTGTAAACTCACCAAACCTGGCTCCAATGATAACGAATCTCCCAAAAACACTTGTGGTTTGAGAGAACATCCTTCTCCACCTTACCCGTCCGTCTCCTCACTAATTCAATCATTTCGGTCCTTCAGAAATTAA
- the exd1 gene encoding piRNA biogenesis protein EXD1 isoform X3, translating into MVLDDAQFISFLKGKRVKLTLKTSSYFGVVVRINSNKTLVLADVSGSNGCKYLGTKLFFGREIVNVEFANEENDDRKITQDVPEEHLDVEKFQPYRKLMTLDDDEDEAECINFVIIDEIHEKFGPAVMHIKKQHVIGVGGEGVELFKNGRLCWLQVIHDCRAIAGSLAAQFGVKLSNVFDTQLMKTHNSVSQEISVADAMCFYRRTGGFLPDRVSTLPEVVSLHLNVPSSRLSSLHVRSQLTKEEMDMWYKRPCPVPLLKVMALSVIHLKPLRLVLLDTLMTDYMILVDSYLNSNLCEPDGLEHVTMENVLELPKELRKLDEMRRERQEWACNRYPVTEQGLLARFNPYPKSQTTAAADGHSSTQPDSLEAGTPAPHPSPKVDKNTSLTTGLDKECNQMQVHVMGRGMLLGKEQSSGPSFLSSGRGFLLQKAQSQIPEEGAGGMKRQEMALGTDGCKLTKPGSNDNESPKNTCGLREHPSPPYPSVSSLIQSFRSFRN; encoded by the exons ATGGTTCTCGACGACGCCCAGTTCATCTCATTTCTGAAAGGAAAACGCGTTAAACTGACTCTGAAGACTTCTTCGTACTTTGGCGTCGTCGTTCGCATCAACTCAAACAAGACGCTGGTTTTGGCAGACG TGAGTGGCAGTAATGGATGCAAATATCTAGGAACTAAACTCTTCTTCGGACGTGAGATTGTGAACG TTGAATTCGCCAACGAAGAAAACGATGACAG GAAAATTACTCAAGATGTGCCTGAAGAGCACCTGGATGTAGAGAAGTTTCAGCCATACAGAAAGTTAATGACATTAG atgatgatgaagatgaagcgGAATGCATCAACTTTGTGATCATAGATGAGATCCATGAGAAGTTTGGACCTGCT GTGATGCACATCAAGAAGCAGCATGTGATTGGTGTGGGAGGTGAAGGAGTAGAGCTCTTCAAAAATGGAAGATTATGTTGGCTGCAG GTCATTCATGACTGTAGAGCCATTGCTGGAAGTCTGGCAGCTCAGTTTGGGGTGAAACTATCCAATGTATTTGACACACAG CTGATGAAAACCCACAATTCAGTTTCTCAAGAAATTTCA GTGGCAGATGCCATGTGCTTCTACAGAAGAACGGGCGGTTTCCTTCCTGACAGAGTCAGCACTCTCCCAGAGGTAGTAAGTCTGCATCTGAACGTGCCTTCCTCCAGGCTCTCATCTCTTCATGTGAGGTCACAGCTCACCAAG GAAGAAATGGATATGTGGTACAAGCGGCCTTGCCCTGTACCGCTCCTGAAGGTGATGGCGTTATCTGTGATCCATCTGAAGCCTCTCAGACTGGTGCTGCTGGACACACTGATGACCGACTACATGATCCTGGTGGATTCGTATCTCAACAGTAACCTCTGTGAACCTGATGGACTGGAGCATGTCACTATG GAAAACGTGCTGGAGTTGCCTAAGGAGCTCAGGAAGCTGGATGAAATGCGCCGTGAGCGGCAAGAATGGGCTTGCAATCGCTACCCTGTGACAGAGCAAGGGCTGTTGGCTCGCTTCAACCCGTATCCTAAGTCAcaaaccacagctgctgctgatggcCACAGCAGTACACAGCCTGACTCCTTGGAAGCTGGTACTCCAGCACCACATCCATCACCAAAAGTGGATAAAAATACTTCCCTTACCACAGGTTTAGACAAAGAATGCAATCAGATGCAAGTGCATGTGATGGGAAGGGGCATGCTGTTGGGGAAAGAGCAGTCATCTGGCCCAAGCTTCCTGTCAAGTGGAAGAGGTTTCCTTCTCCAGAAAGCACAATCTCAGATTCCTGAAGAGGGCGCTGGTGGAATGAAAAGGCAGGAGATGGCCCTGGGAACTGATGGCTGTAAACTCACCAAACCTGGCTCCAATGATAACGAATCTCCCAAAAACACTTGTGGTTTGAGAGAACATCCTTCTCCACCTTACCCGTCCGTCTCCTCACTAATTCAATCATTTCGGTCCTTCAGAAATTAA
- the exd1 gene encoding piRNA biogenesis protein EXD1 isoform X4: MVLDDAQFISFLKGKRVKLTLKTSSYFGVVVRINSNKTLVLADVSGSNGCKYLGTKLFFGREIVNVEFANEENDDRKITQDVPEEHLDVEKFQPYRKLMTLDDDEDEAECINFVIIDEIHEKFGPAVMHIKKQHVIGVGGEGVELFKNGRLCWLQVIHDCRAIAGSLAAQFGVKLSNVFDTQVADAMCFYRRTGGFLPDRVSTLPEVVSLHLNVPSSRLSSLHVRSQLTKEEMDMWYKRPCPVPLLKVMALSVIHLKPLRLVLLDTLMTDYMILVDSYLNSNLCEPDGLEHVTMENVLELPKELRKLDEMRRERQEWACNRYPVTEQGLLARFNPYPKSQTTAAADGHSSTQPDSLEAGTPAPHPSPKVDKNTSLTTGLDKECNQMQVHVMGRGMLLGKEQSSGPSFLSSGRGFLLQKAQSQIPEEGAGGMKRQEMALGTDGCKLTKPGSNDNESPKNTCGLREHPSPPYPSVSSLIQSFRSFRN; this comes from the exons ATGGTTCTCGACGACGCCCAGTTCATCTCATTTCTGAAAGGAAAACGCGTTAAACTGACTCTGAAGACTTCTTCGTACTTTGGCGTCGTCGTTCGCATCAACTCAAACAAGACGCTGGTTTTGGCAGACG TGAGTGGCAGTAATGGATGCAAATATCTAGGAACTAAACTCTTCTTCGGACGTGAGATTGTGAACG TTGAATTCGCCAACGAAGAAAACGATGACAG GAAAATTACTCAAGATGTGCCTGAAGAGCACCTGGATGTAGAGAAGTTTCAGCCATACAGAAAGTTAATGACATTAG atgatgatgaagatgaagcgGAATGCATCAACTTTGTGATCATAGATGAGATCCATGAGAAGTTTGGACCTGCT GTGATGCACATCAAGAAGCAGCATGTGATTGGTGTGGGAGGTGAAGGAGTAGAGCTCTTCAAAAATGGAAGATTATGTTGGCTGCAG GTCATTCATGACTGTAGAGCCATTGCTGGAAGTCTGGCAGCTCAGTTTGGGGTGAAACTATCCAATGTATTTGACACACAG GTGGCAGATGCCATGTGCTTCTACAGAAGAACGGGCGGTTTCCTTCCTGACAGAGTCAGCACTCTCCCAGAGGTAGTAAGTCTGCATCTGAACGTGCCTTCCTCCAGGCTCTCATCTCTTCATGTGAGGTCACAGCTCACCAAG GAAGAAATGGATATGTGGTACAAGCGGCCTTGCCCTGTACCGCTCCTGAAGGTGATGGCGTTATCTGTGATCCATCTGAAGCCTCTCAGACTGGTGCTGCTGGACACACTGATGACCGACTACATGATCCTGGTGGATTCGTATCTCAACAGTAACCTCTGTGAACCTGATGGACTGGAGCATGTCACTATG GAAAACGTGCTGGAGTTGCCTAAGGAGCTCAGGAAGCTGGATGAAATGCGCCGTGAGCGGCAAGAATGGGCTTGCAATCGCTACCCTGTGACAGAGCAAGGGCTGTTGGCTCGCTTCAACCCGTATCCTAAGTCAcaaaccacagctgctgctgatggcCACAGCAGTACACAGCCTGACTCCTTGGAAGCTGGTACTCCAGCACCACATCCATCACCAAAAGTGGATAAAAATACTTCCCTTACCACAGGTTTAGACAAAGAATGCAATCAGATGCAAGTGCATGTGATGGGAAGGGGCATGCTGTTGGGGAAAGAGCAGTCATCTGGCCCAAGCTTCCTGTCAAGTGGAAGAGGTTTCCTTCTCCAGAAAGCACAATCTCAGATTCCTGAAGAGGGCGCTGGTGGAATGAAAAGGCAGGAGATGGCCCTGGGAACTGATGGCTGTAAACTCACCAAACCTGGCTCCAATGATAACGAATCTCCCAAAAACACTTGTGGTTTGAGAGAACATCCTTCTCCACCTTACCCGTCCGTCTCCTCACTAATTCAATCATTTCGGTCCTTCAGAAATTAA
- the exd1 gene encoding piRNA biogenesis protein EXD1 isoform X2, with protein sequence MVLDDAQFISFLKGKRVKLTLKTSSYFGVVVRINSNKTLVLADVSGSNGCKYLGTKLFFGREIVNVEFANEENDDRKITQDVPEEHLDVEKFQPYRKLMTLDDDEDEAECINFVIIDEIHEKFGPAVMHIKKQHVIGVGGEGVELFKNGRLCWLQIATKNKVYLFDILLLGAVAFKNGLSMILETKHILKVIHDCRAIAGSLAAQFGVKLSNVFDTQVADAMCFYRRTGGFLPDRVSTLPEVVSLHLNVPSSRLSSLHVRSQLTKEEMDMWYKRPCPVPLLKVMALSVIHLKPLRLVLLDTLMTDYMILVDSYLNSNLCEPDGLEHVTMENVLELPKELRKLDEMRRERQEWACNRYPVTEQGLLARFNPYPKSQTTAAADGHSSTQPDSLEAGTPAPHPSPKVDKNTSLTTGLDKECNQMQVHVMGRGMLLGKEQSSGPSFLSSGRGFLLQKAQSQIPEEGAGGMKRQEMALGTDGCKLTKPGSNDNESPKNTCGLREHPSPPYPSVSSLIQSFRSFRN encoded by the exons ATGGTTCTCGACGACGCCCAGTTCATCTCATTTCTGAAAGGAAAACGCGTTAAACTGACTCTGAAGACTTCTTCGTACTTTGGCGTCGTCGTTCGCATCAACTCAAACAAGACGCTGGTTTTGGCAGACG TGAGTGGCAGTAATGGATGCAAATATCTAGGAACTAAACTCTTCTTCGGACGTGAGATTGTGAACG TTGAATTCGCCAACGAAGAAAACGATGACAG GAAAATTACTCAAGATGTGCCTGAAGAGCACCTGGATGTAGAGAAGTTTCAGCCATACAGAAAGTTAATGACATTAG atgatgatgaagatgaagcgGAATGCATCAACTTTGTGATCATAGATGAGATCCATGAGAAGTTTGGACCTGCT GTGATGCACATCAAGAAGCAGCATGTGATTGGTGTGGGAGGTGAAGGAGTAGAGCTCTTCAAAAATGGAAGATTATGTTGGCTGCAG ATTGCCACTAAAAACAAGGTGTACTTGTTTGACATCCTTCTGCTTGGAGCGGTGGCCTTTAAGAATGGTCTGTCTATGATTCTCGAAACTAAACACATACTGAAG GTCATTCATGACTGTAGAGCCATTGCTGGAAGTCTGGCAGCTCAGTTTGGGGTGAAACTATCCAATGTATTTGACACACAG GTGGCAGATGCCATGTGCTTCTACAGAAGAACGGGCGGTTTCCTTCCTGACAGAGTCAGCACTCTCCCAGAGGTAGTAAGTCTGCATCTGAACGTGCCTTCCTCCAGGCTCTCATCTCTTCATGTGAGGTCACAGCTCACCAAG GAAGAAATGGATATGTGGTACAAGCGGCCTTGCCCTGTACCGCTCCTGAAGGTGATGGCGTTATCTGTGATCCATCTGAAGCCTCTCAGACTGGTGCTGCTGGACACACTGATGACCGACTACATGATCCTGGTGGATTCGTATCTCAACAGTAACCTCTGTGAACCTGATGGACTGGAGCATGTCACTATG GAAAACGTGCTGGAGTTGCCTAAGGAGCTCAGGAAGCTGGATGAAATGCGCCGTGAGCGGCAAGAATGGGCTTGCAATCGCTACCCTGTGACAGAGCAAGGGCTGTTGGCTCGCTTCAACCCGTATCCTAAGTCAcaaaccacagctgctgctgatggcCACAGCAGTACACAGCCTGACTCCTTGGAAGCTGGTACTCCAGCACCACATCCATCACCAAAAGTGGATAAAAATACTTCCCTTACCACAGGTTTAGACAAAGAATGCAATCAGATGCAAGTGCATGTGATGGGAAGGGGCATGCTGTTGGGGAAAGAGCAGTCATCTGGCCCAAGCTTCCTGTCAAGTGGAAGAGGTTTCCTTCTCCAGAAAGCACAATCTCAGATTCCTGAAGAGGGCGCTGGTGGAATGAAAAGGCAGGAGATGGCCCTGGGAACTGATGGCTGTAAACTCACCAAACCTGGCTCCAATGATAACGAATCTCCCAAAAACACTTGTGGTTTGAGAGAACATCCTTCTCCACCTTACCCGTCCGTCTCCTCACTAATTCAATCATTTCGGTCCTTCAGAAATTAA
- the LOC114134217 gene encoding RAS guanyl-releasing protein 1 yields MLPPRRTQMDSLVEPLVAQYLAMGCQSKENQNESITADEKGTDDMRVTSGYTPNRSRVSPPCRPHRFHKPVSSPITPNKSIMSLGHLTKASWEELIQACLELFDADGCVRKTSHLLNITLTMHRLLMSSSDLLDKLINLFKTALDNEQPAECQRICYLIRHWIQEFWMMFRLPHSLSDSLDDFRDLLREHGQEHLCSLLETKWINERERSWKASQKIQANYSKKRKVSLLFDHLEPSELADHLTFLEFKSFCRISFIDYINYIRSCCMKDIPVLERSIALCNGISQWVQLMVLSRPTAQLRAEVFTKFIHVAKCLHLMHNYNTLMAVVGGLCHSSISRLKDTTSHVPNEVTKVLNEMTDLLSSCRNYDNYRQAYNKVTGFKIPILGVHLKDLISVNEAMSDYVDDNKVNVQKLQALYNHINELIQLQQIPSQLDANKDLVHLLTLSLDLYYTEDEIYELSYAREPKNCKAPPATPSKPPVYVDWASGVAPKPDPRTISKHVQRMVDSVFKNYDLNQNGFISHDDFEKIAASFPFSFCVMDKEKKGLVSREEITAYFMRASVICSKLGLGFVHNFQETTYMKPTFCDNCSGFLWGVIKQGYRCRDCGMNCHKLCKDQVAFECKKNTRSTNTVDSPTPSSTPIASSTSEGSEECPFPYPSDGRRDWSPESPITPNWRPARVHSYTQTEGPQLSSMAPEASRLQSSLLIPVPPILPSCPSPMPLRKQRYCAKWENRASVLQKPKESVEESKCTYESLEYENLRLQQDNEALREKLRETKLEVEKLKSYLKKHALHPVVEEDSSS; encoded by the exons ATGCTCCCACCGAGGAGGACGCAGATGGACAGCTTGGTTGAGCCGCTGGTCGCCCAGTACCTCGCCATGGGATGTCAGTCAAAGGAGAACCAAAACGAAAGCATAACGGCAGACGAAAAGGGAACAGACGATAT gagGGTGACTTCAGGATATACCCCCAACAGGTCTAGAGTTTCTCCTCCTTGCCGTCCTCACAGGTTCCACAAACCCGTCTCATCCCCGATCACtccaaataaatcaataatgtCTCTGGGACATCTCACCAAAGCAAGCTGGGAAGAACTCATCCAGGCTTGTCTGGAGTTGTTTG atGCAGATGGTTGCGTGAGAAAGACCAGCCACCTGCTGAACATTACCCTGACCATGCATCGTCTCCTCATGTCCTCCAGTGACCTGCTGGACAAACTCATCAATCT TTTTAAAACAGCTCTGGACAATGAACAGCCAGCAGAATGCCAGAGGATATGCTACCTCATCAG ACATTGGATTCAGGAATTCTGGATGATGTTCCGCTTGCCCCACAGCTTGTCCGACAGCCTGGACGACTTCCGTGATCTGCTCAGAGAACACGGACAGGAGCATCTTTGCTCTCTCCTAGAGACCAAATGGAT AAATGAACGAGAACGGTCGTGGAAAGCCAGCCAGAAGATTCAAGCTAACTATAGTAAAAAGAGGAAagtttctcttctttttgaTCACCTGGAACCCAGTGAGTTGGCTGATCACCTCACTTTCCTGGAGTTTAAATCCTTTTGTAGAATATCA TTTATAGACTATATAAATTACATTCGAAGCTGCTGCATGAAGGACATCCCTGTGCTGGAGCGTTCCATTGCCCTGTGCAATGGGATTTCCCAGTGGGTTCAGCTGATGGTGCTGAGTCGGCCAACAGCTCAGCTGAGAGCTGAGGTTTTCACCAAGTTTATCCACGTTGCAAAG TGTCTACATCTTATGCACAACTACAACACACTAATGGCAGTGGTGGGAGGGCTTTGTCACAGCTCGATATCAAGACTGAAAGACACCACATCACATGTACCCAATGAGGTCACCAAG GTATTAAACGAGATGACGGACCTGCTGTCCTCCTGCAGAAACTATGACAACTACAGACAAGCTTATAACAAAGTGACGGGTTTTAAAATCCCAATCCTTGGTGTCCATCTCAAAGACCTTATTTCAGTCAACGAAGCCATGTCAGACTATGTGGATGACAACAAGGTGAATGTCCAGAAGCTCCAGGCACTCTACAACCACATTAATGAGCtcattcagctgcagcagattcCATCCCAACTGGACGCAAATAAGGACCTTGTTCATCTGTTGACG TTGTCCTTGGACCTCTACTATACTGAGGATGAGATTTATGAGCTGTCTTACGCACGGGAACCAAAGAACTGTAAAGCACCG cCAGCAACCCCCTCCAAACCTCCAGTTTATGTGGACTGGGCTTCGGGGGTGGCTCCTAAACCCGATCCTAGAACCATCAGCAAACATGTGCAGAGGATGGTAGAT TCTGTGTTTAAGAACTATGATCTAAACCAGAACGGATTTATTTCTCATGACGACTTTGAGAAAATTGCTGCAAGCTTTCCTTTCTCCTTCTGTGTCATGGACAAAGAGAA gaaAGGTCTTGTAAGCAGAGAGGAGATCACGGCTTATTTCATGCGAGCCAGTGTTATCTGCTCCAAATTGGGCCTGGGTTTTGTTCACAACTTTCAGGAAACCACTTACATGAAACCCACTTTTTGTGACAACTGCTCAGGGTTT TTATGGGGTGTCATCAAACAAGGATATAGATGCAGGG ACTGTGGCATGAACTGCCACAAGCTGTGCAAGGATCAGGTGGCGTTTGAGTGCAAGAAGAACACCCGATCGACCAACACCGTTGACAGTCCAACACCGAGCTCCACTCCGATTGCATCAAGCACCTCAGAGG GTTCAGAAGAGTGTCCGTTCCCTTACCCATCAGATGGGAGAAGGGACTGGAGCCCAGAATCTCCAATCACACCCAACTGGAGGCCTGCAAGAGTCCATAGCTACACCCAGACAGAGGGACCTCAGTTATCCTCGATGGCGCCTGAAGCCAGCCGCCTTCAGTCCTCTCTCCTAATCCCCGTCCCACCCATCCTCCCCTCCTGCCCCAGCCCCATGCCCTTGAGAAAACAACGATACTGTGCCAAGTGGGAGAACAGAGCTTCTGTCTTGCAAAAACCCAAAGAGTCAGTGGAGGAGAGCAAATGCACTTATGAATCTCTGGAATAT gAAAACCTGAGACTCCAACAAGACAATGAGGCACTACGTGAGAAACTCAGGGAGACAAAGTTGGAAGTGGAGAAATTGAAGTCATATCTGAAGAAACATGCTCTTCATCCTGTGGTGGAGGAGGACTCCTCCTCTTAG